The Pseudodesulfovibrio cashew genomic sequence CAAGAAGGTCATGCGCCTGTACGACCTGCTTGAAGACAACGAGGACGTCCAGAAGGTCTACCTCAACGCCGACTTCCCGGACGAACTGTTCGACGAGGAATAGCGTGGGAGACGGCGGACTCATTGTCATCGGCCTGGATCCCGGCTCCCGGGTGACTGGCTACGGCATCGTCCGCGAGCTGTCCGGCCGGGCCGAGTTGATCGAGACCGGCACCATCCGTACGCCCGTCAAAAAGGACATGGCCACGCGCATGGGCGTGATCTTTGAGAGGCTCGCCGAGCTGATCCGCACTCATGGACCCGTCGAGGGGGCCATCGAGAACGTGTTCGTGTCCAAGAACCCCTCATCCGCCCTGAAGCTGGGGCAGGCAAGGGGGGCGGCCATGGCCGCCTGCGCCGTCCACGGGGTGTCCATGGCGGAGTATGAGCCGAGCAAGGTGAAAAAGAACCTCGTGGGCGTGGGCAACGCGCCCAAGGATCAGGTGGCCTTCATGGTTGCCCACTGTCTCGGCATCAAGAAGCCCGATTGGGCCGAAGACGCCTCCGACGCACTGGCCGTGGCCATCTGCCATCTGAACGAGCGGCGTTTACGCAGGCTCACGGGCGTATAGCTTGAAAGATATATAAAACAAAGGCCGCCGGAAATTTTCCGGCGGCCTTTTTTGTTTCAGTTTGTCAGGGACGGCTATTTTTTCTTGCCCTTTCCCTTGCTCTTGTTCTTGCTTTTCCCCTTACCTTTGTTGCCCTTTCCGGCAGCGGAGGGGTGAATGCCGCACTCCTTGGCGATGCGGCCCCAGCCCATGCCGGAGTCGCGCATGGCCTGTATTTCGGAGGGAGACTTGCCGCAACGGTCGGCATAGGCTTCCAGGCGAGCGTGGTCGAGCTTCTTCTGGGAATCGGCGTACCGTCCTTCGGCTCGTTCCAGATCCCGCTCGGCTTCTTCGCGTTCGGTACGCGTACCGCCACGCCTGAGGATGACGTCGAGCACGTCGCGGGCCTTGCGGACCTCTTCGGAGCGTTGGGTGGTTTCCTGGACGATCGCTTCTCCCACCAGGGAGATGAGTTCGTCCTGTGCGCTGCGCGGGTCCTGGGCCGGGGCTGTGGTGGCCCAGGCCAGGAGCAGCAGGGCCGCCAGCAGTACGGTGATGCGTTTCATGGTCACTCCTGTGATTGGTTTGCTATCCCTATACTATACGGTACGGTGCCGGACAAGGTCACAAAATCGGAAACAGGGGGCTCCCCGGCGGACCGGTCCATACCCTTTGTATTGCGTTCGGTATTGGGATACAACCCTCCGACGGAGGATTTTCATGATCGGATATCTGCAAGGCACGGTGCTGTCCGCCGGAGAAAAGGGGCTCACATTGCTGACCCCGGGCGGGGTCGGCTACGAGGTTGCCGCACCAACATCGGTCCTGGCCCGTCTGCCGGGCAAGGGCGGCGAGGTGGCGCTTTTCGTTCATACCCAGGTGGCGGAGAAGGCCATCGACCTGTTCGGGTTCCTGGAGGCCGATGACCTGGAACTGTTCCGCACCCTCATCTCCATCGACAAGCTGGGGCCGAAAAAGGCCATGGCCATCCTGTCCATGTTCGACGCCGAGCACCTCCGGGAAATCGCCTTCCGCGAAGACGTGACCACACTCTCCACCGTGCCGGGCATCGGCCCCAAGTCGGCCAAGCAGATTCTCTGGTTTCTCAAGGACAAGGTGTCCAAGCTGACGCCGTCCGCGTCCGTCCCCGGTAAGGCCGCCGCGCCCCAGGGGCCGCAGGGCGAGTATCTGGACACCCTTGCGGGCCTCAAGTCCCTGGGGTACGCTGAGGACGAAATTCGGCCCCTTATTTTGGAAGTCTTCGACGACGAACCCGACCTTGACGCCGCCGGAGCCATCCGCGCCGTGCTCAAGAAAATCAACGCGGCACGCTCATGAGCAAATGCACCCTCCCGGAAGAGAATGTCCGGCCCCGGAAACTGAGTGATTTCATCGGCCAGGACGACCTGCGCGCCAACCTGGACGTTTTCATCCGGGCCGCCACCGAGCGGGAGCGTCCCCTGGACCACACCCTGTTCTATGGCAACCCCGGCCTGGGCAAGACGACCCTGGCCCGGATCATGGCCTCGGAGCTGGGCGTGAACATGGTCTCCACCTCCGGGCCGGTGCTGGAACGTTCCGGCGACCTGGCCGCCATCCTGACCAACCTGGAGCGCGGCGACATCCTGTTCATCGACGAGATTCACCGCATGCCCGCCACTGTGGAGGAGGTCCTGTACCCGGCCATGGAGGATTTCCAGATCGACCTGGTTATCGGGTCCGGTCCGGGCGCGCGCACGGTCAAGCTTGACCTGGAGCCATTCACCCTGGTGGGGGCTACCACCAGGCTCGGGCTGTTGACCTCGCCGTTGCGAGATCGCTTCGGCTGCATCTTCCGCATCGAATTTTACACGCCCGAGGAACTGGGCCGCATTGTGGAGCGCTCGGCGTCCATCATCGGCGTTGAAGTGGCCCCTGAGGGCGCGCTTGCCATCGGCAGCCGGGCGCGCGGTACTCCGCGCATCGCCAACCGGCTGTTGCGCCGCGTGCGCGACTACGCCCTGGTGCACGGCGACGGAAGGGTCACGCGCGAGCTGGCCGAGTCCTCCCTGGAGCGTCTGGATGTGGATCAGTACGGCCTGGACAACATGGACCGCAAGATCCTTTCGCTCATGGTCGAGCACTTCAATGGCGGTCCCGTCGGCCTGAAGACCATCGCCGCGGCCTGTGCCGAGGAGGTGCGGACCATCGAGGATATCTACGAGCCCTATCTCATCCAGTGCGGCTTCCTCAAGCGCACCCCGCGTGGCAGGGTGGCCACGGCCAAGGCCTATCAGCACCTCAAGCTGCGCATGGAAGACGAAGACCAGCACCGGCTGATCTGATCGGCGAAAGCGGCGTGCACAGCCCCGACCCACATTCGGTTCCGTCCAGGCCCGTGCCCGGCCTGCTTCCCTGGCAGTCCTGTTTTCTTGCCTTTGTCCTCGGCATCTTCGCCTTTCGGGATGCCCCGGCCTCCCTGGCCGCGCTGGCGGTTCTCGTCATGGCGGACGCTTCTCTGCGCGGGTGGGCGAGGCGGTTGCCCGTGTTGGCGTTTGTTCTCTGCGCAGCCGCCGGATTCGGCTACGCCTCCTGGGTCGCGCCCGATGCGGTTGCCATACCGGCCTGGGTTGAGGCCCGCCAGCCTGCCGAGGTCCGAGCCGTAGTGGAGCGGGCCGAGCCGCGCATGGGTGGAGGGCTGCGCGTGTTGTTGCGGGACGTCGTTTGCCGGGTGGGCGACGAGGAGTACGCCCTGGACGGGCAATTGGTCTGGAATTGGCGTAATCCCGATTATCGTCCTTTGCCGGGACAGGCGCTGGCTATGCGCATGAAGGTTGTGCCGGTGCGCAATTTCGGCAATCCCGGTGGTTGGGACTTTGAGTGGTACTGGCAGCGGCAGGGCGTTCAGTGGCGGGGGTGGCCCGCCGACCGGCAAGCCGCTCCCGCTTGGGGTGAGCCGCCCGATTCCCTTCTGCATACGCTCAAGTCGCGCCTGCGCCGGGCCGTGGCCGATAAGGTGCCCGACACCCAGGGCGGGGCCATGGTCCTGGCCCTGGTTACCGGAGATCGCTCCGGCCTTTCCCTTGCCACGGTCGATGCCTCCCGCCGTGCCGGGCTGGCGCATACCCTGGCCCTGTCAGGCCTGCACGTGGGATTCGTGGCGGCCATGGGGCTCGCGCTGGCCTGGATCATCGGGCGACTCTATCCATCTCTGTTCCTGCTTCTGCCGCGCCCCAAGCTGGCGGTCTTGCTGGCCGCGCCTCTGGTCCTGGGCTATGCCTGGCTCGGGCAGCCTTCGGCGTCCCTCATTCGGGCGGCGGTGATGTTCGGCTTCTGGGGATTCCTGCTTCTCCGGGGGCGGGGACGGGTGCTCCTGGACGGTCTTTTTTTCGCTTTGGCGGTCATTGTTTTTCTGTCGCCGTTTTCCGTGTTCGATCTCTCCCTCCAGATGTCCGCCGTGGCCGTGGCCGGGATCGCGGTCCTGTATCCGCCGTTGCACGCTCGACTCTCCGCAGTTTCGGTGCGGGGGCGGCGTATTCTGCTGTGGGCGGGCGGTCTCCTCGGGATCAGCCTCTGCGCCAACCTCGCGCTCCTGCCGCTCATCTCACGGAATTTCGGTTCGTTCACTCCTGACATTCTGTTCAATCTGATCTGGATTCCCGCGCTCGGCCTGGCGGTAATGCCCTTGGGCGTGACGGGCATGCTCCTCTCGGCCTTCTCCTGGACTGCGCCTTTGGGCGGTCTCCTGCTTACGGGCGGGGCTACGTTGATGGATTGGCTGTTGACGCTGCTTCGACTGGCCGAAGGAGGCGGCATGCTCCCCGTCTTCTCCGTGTTGCGCCCTCTGTGGCCCGAGATGCTCGGCGGGGTTGTGCTTCTGCTCGCGGCCTTCCTCGCTGTAGCCAACCGGCGGGCCTTGCCGCTCCTGGCCGGACTGGGATTTGCGCTGTTGGTCTGGCCTCAGGTCGCGGTCATGTTGGACGATGCGCGGGACGAGGTGCGGCTCTCGCTCATCGACGTGGGGACGGGACAGGCCGCGCTCCTGCGTACTCCGGGCGGCCACCGCTGGCTCATCGACGGCGGGGCCGGCTCCACCTATTTCGACATGGGCGAGTTCGTGGTTGCACCGTACCTGACCTATGGCAGGCCGCCCAGGCTTGACGGGGTGTTCATGAGCCACCCGGATGCGGACCACAGTCATGGGTTGCCCTTTGTGCTTTCCCGTTTCCGGGTTGATCGTTTCTACACCAACGGCATGCTGCCGCGCGGACGTACCGGAAAACGGATGCGTGCCGTGCTCAAGGCGCGGGACCTCGCTCCGGTGCCGCTGCATGCGGGTGAGGAATTGGAACTGAGCCCTGACGTTTCTTTTCATGTTCTGCATCCCGCCGCCTCGTTCAAGAGTTCCCGTGCAAATGAGCGCTCCTTGGTGCTTCATCTCGTGCGCCGGGGCAGGGGCCTGGCCCTGTTGCCGGGCGATGTTGAGCAGGAGGGACTCGGCGCTGTGCTGCAAGCCGGGACCGACCTGCGGGCTGAGGTGCTGGTGCTGCCTCATCATGGAAGCCGCTCCAGCCTGAGCCCGGCCCTGTACCGGGCGGTATCACCCGAGGTGGCTCTCTGCTCCG encodes the following:
- the ruvC gene encoding crossover junction endodeoxyribonuclease RuvC, giving the protein MGDGGLIVIGLDPGSRVTGYGIVRELSGRAELIETGTIRTPVKKDMATRMGVIFERLAELIRTHGPVEGAIENVFVSKNPSSALKLGQARGAAMAACAVHGVSMAEYEPSKVKKNLVGVGNAPKDQVAFMVAHCLGIKKPDWAEDASDALAVAICHLNERRLRRLTGV
- the ruvA gene encoding Holliday junction branch migration protein RuvA: MIGYLQGTVLSAGEKGLTLLTPGGVGYEVAAPTSVLARLPGKGGEVALFVHTQVAEKAIDLFGFLEADDLELFRTLISIDKLGPKKAMAILSMFDAEHLREIAFREDVTTLSTVPGIGPKSAKQILWFLKDKVSKLTPSASVPGKAAAPQGPQGEYLDTLAGLKSLGYAEDEIRPLILEVFDDEPDLDAAGAIRAVLKKINAARS
- the ruvB gene encoding Holliday junction branch migration DNA helicase RuvB produces the protein MSKCTLPEENVRPRKLSDFIGQDDLRANLDVFIRAATERERPLDHTLFYGNPGLGKTTLARIMASELGVNMVSTSGPVLERSGDLAAILTNLERGDILFIDEIHRMPATVEEVLYPAMEDFQIDLVIGSGPGARTVKLDLEPFTLVGATTRLGLLTSPLRDRFGCIFRIEFYTPEELGRIVERSASIIGVEVAPEGALAIGSRARGTPRIANRLLRRVRDYALVHGDGRVTRELAESSLERLDVDQYGLDNMDRKILSLMVEHFNGGPVGLKTIAAACAEEVRTIEDIYEPYLIQCGFLKRTPRGRVATAKAYQHLKLRMEDEDQHRLI
- a CDS encoding DNA internalization-related competence protein ComEC/Rec2, coding for MHSPDPHSVPSRPVPGLLPWQSCFLAFVLGIFAFRDAPASLAALAVLVMADASLRGWARRLPVLAFVLCAAAGFGYASWVAPDAVAIPAWVEARQPAEVRAVVERAEPRMGGGLRVLLRDVVCRVGDEEYALDGQLVWNWRNPDYRPLPGQALAMRMKVVPVRNFGNPGGWDFEWYWQRQGVQWRGWPADRQAAPAWGEPPDSLLHTLKSRLRRAVADKVPDTQGGAMVLALVTGDRSGLSLATVDASRRAGLAHTLALSGLHVGFVAAMGLALAWIIGRLYPSLFLLLPRPKLAVLLAAPLVLGYAWLGQPSASLIRAAVMFGFWGFLLLRGRGRVLLDGLFFALAVIVFLSPFSVFDLSLQMSAVAVAGIAVLYPPLHARLSAVSVRGRRILLWAGGLLGISLCANLALLPLISRNFGSFTPDILFNLIWIPALGLAVMPLGVTGMLLSAFSWTAPLGGLLLTGGATLMDWLLTLLRLAEGGGMLPVFSVLRPLWPEMLGGVVLLLAAFLAVANRRALPLLAGLGFALLVWPQVAVMLDDARDEVRLSLIDVGTGQAALLRTPGGHRWLIDGGAGSTYFDMGEFVVAPYLTYGRPPRLDGVFMSHPDADHSHGLPFVLSRFRVDRFYTNGMLPRGRTGKRMRAVLKARDLAPVPLHAGEELELSPDVSFHVLHPAASFKSSRANERSLVLHLVRRGRGLALLPGDVEQEGLGAVLQAGTDLRAEVLVLPHHGSRSSLSPALYRAVSPEVALCSDGYLNRYGFPHERVVHAVGVPVVLTSRHGLLTAAWDGQGEMAVKAFLP